The proteins below are encoded in one region of Candidatus Glassbacteria bacterium:
- a CDS encoding response regulator transcription factor — MIRILIADDHPIVRKGLREILTETKDVFDVHEAENGPDVLDRLDGGKYDVLVLDISMPGLSGLDVLKQVKKRNKSIPVLILSRHPEQQYAVRSIRAGADGYLTKESAPQELSNAIQKVARGGKYVSSSMADQLVDYLKDDSSKRPHEKLSDREFQVMQMIATGKTVGEIAGEMSLSVNTISTYRMRVLEKMNLENNAQIMYYAMKEGLIN; from the coding sequence ATGATCAGGATTCTGATAGCTGACGACCACCCGATTGTCCGCAAGGGACTGCGGGAAATTCTGACCGAAACCAAGGACGTATTCGATGTGCACGAGGCGGAAAACGGCCCGGATGTGCTCGACCGTCTCGATGGCGGTAAATACGACGTGCTGGTGCTTGATATATCGATGCCGGGGCTGAGCGGGCTCGATGTTCTCAAGCAGGTCAAGAAACGAAATAAATCTATCCCCGTCCTCATCCTGAGCCGTCACCCGGAGCAGCAGTACGCAGTCCGCTCTATCCGCGCCGGTGCCGATGGTTACCTGACAAAGGAAAGCGCACCGCAGGAATTGTCGAACGCGATACAAAAAGTCGCGCGCGGAGGGAAGTATGTCAGCTCGTCAATGGCCGACCAGCTGGTCGATTATCTTAAAGATGACAGCAGCAAACGGCCCCACGAAAAACTCTCGGACAGGGAATTCCAGGTCATGCAGATGATCGCCACGGGAAAGACCGTGGGCGAGATCGCCGGTGAAATGTCATTAAGTGTAAATACTATAAGCACATACAGGATGCGTGTCCTTGAAAAAATGAATCTGGAAAATAACGCGCAGATAATGTACTACGCCATGAAAGAGGGCCTGATCAACTGA
- a CDS encoding sensor histidine kinase yields MANFRSNPKEDPVESSSTAVNRIDNGGRAEESSQDGVNLVELAKDIYTIRSTIHNPELILNEKWQIIGYSNSFLLLTEGVINLAQRRASLNEFLTGEDFEKIMEYQRTVDRLEHLPYDQGRGWEVRYEGPESSDRIGETWLCSAGEDENLWDIAVKRGRRRLRHRARLADLRDCYAMYHQGFGSAEEDIRLEFTARTSRRKKHIMDVSAIISGSPGRVSNFPDISGYTICTGSYSNRVSRMQRAGVDIVSRPEPLRPRTDYNIRIERTGGRLTRWMTDLSSKTESEPLMMIDPHAVYDVNNCVGFTTYSGDLDIYDIKVFTRKSMFSLEQFKLTFDLDVHLRDPGLAGRVFKIKIGRDVRANKSLTRLMFEDITERMRIENELKQSRQQLRELALHLQMIREQERRVIAREIHDELGQALTALQLDLYGLKKRFPGERDDLKEKADSMLRLIDVTNRSVQRISTHLRPALLDDLGLTAAIEWQIEEFSGRTGITCELNLEAEDSSLDEELSTAIFRILQETLTNITRHAEATKAWVSLVREDGTLILEVRDNGKGITRGQVEHARSFGVIGMRERLYPWGGEVDICGEKNKGTMVKVRIKLPEENKCDDQDSDS; encoded by the coding sequence TTGGCTAATTTCCGCAGCAATCCAAAAGAAGATCCTGTAGAATCCAGTTCCACGGCCGTTAACCGGATCGATAATGGCGGCAGGGCTGAAGAGAGCAGCCAGGACGGCGTCAACCTCGTGGAACTGGCCAAGGATATCTACACGATCCGTTCCACGATCCACAACCCGGAACTGATCCTCAACGAGAAATGGCAGATAATCGGGTACTCGAACTCTTTCCTGCTGCTGACAGAAGGCGTTATCAATCTCGCCCAGCGCCGTGCCTCACTCAACGAATTCCTGACCGGCGAGGATTTCGAGAAGATCATGGAATACCAGCGGACAGTCGATCGCCTGGAACACCTGCCCTACGATCAGGGACGGGGGTGGGAAGTTCGCTACGAGGGCCCGGAGAGCAGCGACCGGATCGGCGAAACCTGGCTGTGTTCAGCCGGGGAAGACGAGAACCTCTGGGATATCGCGGTCAAAAGAGGACGGAGGCGTCTGCGCCACCGCGCGAGGCTGGCCGACCTTCGCGACTGTTATGCAATGTACCACCAGGGTTTCGGCAGCGCTGAAGAGGATATCCGGCTCGAGTTCACGGCCAGGACCTCGCGCCGTAAAAAGCATATTATGGATGTTTCGGCGATTATTTCCGGTTCTCCCGGGCGTGTCTCGAATTTTCCGGATATTTCGGGATACACGATCTGCACCGGCTCATACTCGAACAGGGTGAGCAGGATGCAGCGGGCGGGTGTGGATATCGTCTCCAGGCCGGAGCCGCTCAGGCCCCGAACCGATTACAACATCCGGATCGAGCGGACGGGAGGCAGGCTGACACGCTGGATGACGGACCTGTCGAGTAAGACGGAAAGCGAACCGCTGATGATGATCGATCCGCATGCGGTGTACGACGTCAACAATTGCGTCGGGTTCACGACCTATTCCGGGGACCTGGATATATATGATATCAAAGTGTTTACGCGTAAGAGTATGTTCAGCCTGGAACAGTTCAAGCTGACGTTCGACCTGGACGTCCACCTGCGCGATCCCGGACTCGCCGGTCGTGTGTTCAAGATCAAGATCGGCCGCGACGTGCGGGCCAATAAATCCCTGACCCGGCTGATGTTCGAGGATATAACCGAGCGGATGAGGATCGAGAACGAGTTGAAACAGAGCCGACAGCAGCTTCGCGAACTGGCCCTTCACCTGCAAATGATCCGCGAGCAGGAGCGCAGGGTGATCGCACGGGAAATCCACGACGAACTGGGCCAGGCCCTGACCGCGCTCCAGCTCGACCTCTACGGCCTGAAAAAGCGCTTTCCCGGCGAACGGGATGACCTCAAGGAAAAGGCGGACTCGATGTTGCGCCTGATCGATGTCACCAACCGCTCGGTCCAGCGGATCTCGACCCATCTTCGTCCGGCCCTGCTCGATGACCTCGGACTCACGGCGGCTATCGAGTGGCAGATCGAGGAATTTTCCGGCAGGACAGGAATTACCTGCGAACTCAATCTGGAGGCGGAGGACAGTTCGCTGGACGAAGAACTGTCCACGGCCATCTTCCGCATATTGCAGGAAACACTGACCAATATCACCCGGCACGCAGAGGCTACGAAAGCGTGGGTCAGTCTGGTGCGCGAGGACGGGACCCTGATACTGGAGGTGCGCGACAACGGGAAAGGCATTACCCGCGGCCAGGTGGAGCACGCCAGGTCTTTCGGGGTGATCGGGATGCGCGAACGGCTTTATCCCTGGGGCGGCGAAGTGGATATCTGCGGTGAGAAAAATAAAGGTACGATGGTTAAAGTACGTATCAAGCTGCCGGAGGAAAACAAGTGCGATGATCAGGATTCTGATAGCTGA
- a CDS encoding tetratricopeptide repeat protein, with translation MNRQRFNLLLYVCFLFSGASGLAFEVLWMRKLTLVFGNTVHAVSTVVAVFMGGLALGSWLFGRWADRSEKLLRTYILIELGIAASGAAISLGLLPVLDSVYVGLHGMGLGEGVLLFLVRFLLSAAIMLVPTALMGGTLPVIGRYLVRSSGELGARIGTLYGLNTAGAVAGVLATGFWLIMLFGETTSVLIAACGNLIAAVLAVAVLLAGTAPADPVETVSVKPAGGPYTAGRMRVVPLMFAISGFAALAFEVLWTRALIYFVGLSVHAFTIILTCFLAGIALGSLIVTPLVDRFRRLFLVFGTLQWVMAVAGLASLPLIGRLNDIYQLLNLWLGATSWNQVTLVKFVLCLLVLGVPTLAMGAAFPVVNRLFISSPKMLGRGVGTLYAANTVGTILGSLAAGVLLLPLFGISGSIVAVSLINSGLAFWAVRLETGKDALQRRIALAGPAALVAVMVWVVVSGSLGPIVRFSLHNAGKEIIYVNETTEASVAVLRNIDGSRELNINGESTAYTGFDDIVIHKLLSHLPILFHEDPRSVLVVGFGFGSTLYTATRYDLERIECVELVPEEASTAAYFLPENHGVLDSPDVKIVFNDGRNLILTSREEYDIISFNAIHPKLSPMLYTHDFYKLCRRALKPDGTICAWLPTNGLTLIEFKSLLRSFVDVFPQTSLWWCNPANVILLGTSGQTVIDYPRWRSLLARPKVKADLREVFLDHPLSLASLFMMGPEKMQALTADAPLNTDSRPVIEFSRTMAPTVPMETYRWMIDNLEPITDYTVWNSGDAPDDSLDALAERIGYWYEPRIDFYEGKFAAWVFQEPTAAINLYRRALAKNPGDDYIRHFADPRPPDADSLISLARQDPDDFIVRYQLGDYYSAIGDLESARRWYSQVTRIIPEHTQSWFQLGVVASGLGLESQAERYFRTVLEINPASPQAMLNLGLIRYRAADMSSAEDYFRRAISVSPDYGAAVFNLGNLELRRGDVGEAERLYRLSLEKDPFNPLAWLNLGVILTNRGDYERAAGCYRRAIELNTGLVTAYSNLALTYEKMGRDEDAARYRELARRLESRRNQPVN, from the coding sequence ATGAACCGTCAGCGATTCAATCTTCTGCTCTACGTCTGCTTCCTGTTCTCCGGCGCCAGCGGCCTGGCGTTCGAGGTGCTGTGGATGCGCAAGCTGACGCTCGTGTTCGGCAACACCGTGCACGCGGTCAGCACGGTCGTGGCGGTGTTCATGGGCGGACTGGCCCTGGGAAGCTGGCTGTTCGGACGGTGGGCGGACCGTTCGGAGAAACTGCTGAGGACCTACATCCTGATCGAGCTGGGGATCGCGGCCAGCGGAGCGGCGATCAGCCTGGGCCTTCTGCCTGTGCTCGACAGCGTCTACGTGGGTCTGCACGGGATGGGACTGGGCGAAGGCGTTCTGCTGTTCCTGGTCCGTTTCCTGCTTTCGGCGGCAATCATGCTGGTGCCCACCGCGCTGATGGGCGGCACCCTGCCGGTGATCGGCCGCTACCTCGTGCGCTCCAGCGGTGAACTGGGAGCCAGGATCGGGACGCTCTACGGACTGAACACAGCCGGCGCGGTGGCCGGCGTGCTGGCCACCGGTTTCTGGCTGATCATGCTTTTCGGCGAAACAACCAGCGTGCTGATCGCCGCCTGCGGCAACCTGATCGCCGCGGTGCTGGCGGTGGCGGTTCTCCTGGCCGGCACGGCCCCCGCTGACCCGGTCGAAACCGTGAGCGTGAAACCCGCCGGCGGGCCGTACACCGCGGGCAGGATGAGAGTCGTGCCGCTGATGTTCGCAATCAGCGGGTTCGCGGCGCTGGCGTTCGAGGTCCTCTGGACCCGCGCGCTGATCTATTTCGTCGGCCTTTCGGTCCACGCGTTCACGATCATCCTCACCTGTTTCCTGGCCGGGATCGCGCTCGGCTCGCTGATTGTCACTCCCCTGGTCGACCGCTTCCGCAGGCTGTTCCTCGTTTTCGGCACGCTGCAATGGGTGATGGCGGTAGCGGGGCTGGCCAGCCTGCCGCTGATCGGCCGGCTCAACGATATCTACCAACTGCTCAATCTCTGGCTGGGGGCCACAAGCTGGAACCAGGTCACGCTGGTCAAGTTCGTGCTCTGCCTGCTGGTGCTGGGAGTGCCCACACTGGCGATGGGCGCCGCGTTCCCGGTGGTCAACCGGCTGTTTATCTCCAGCCCCAAGATGCTGGGCCGTGGAGTCGGGACCCTTTACGCGGCCAACACGGTCGGGACAATTCTCGGTTCGCTGGCCGCCGGCGTCCTGCTGCTGCCCCTGTTCGGCATCAGCGGCTCGATCGTGGCTGTCTCCCTGATCAACTCCGGCCTGGCGTTCTGGGCCGTGCGCCTGGAAACCGGTAAGGATGCGCTGCAGCGTCGGATCGCGCTGGCGGGACCAGCAGCGCTGGTGGCGGTGATGGTCTGGGTGGTGGTTTCGGGTTCGCTGGGGCCGATAGTGCGGTTCAGTCTGCACAACGCGGGCAAGGAAATCATCTATGTCAACGAGACCACCGAGGCCAGCGTGGCCGTGCTGCGTAACATCGACGGGAGCCGGGAGCTGAATATCAACGGCGAGAGCACGGCCTACACCGGTTTCGACGATATCGTGATCCATAAACTGCTCTCTCACCTGCCGATTCTGTTCCACGAAGACCCGCGGAGCGTGCTGGTGGTGGGATTCGGCTTCGGCAGTACGCTCTACACGGCCACCCGCTACGACCTTGAACGGATAGAGTGCGTGGAACTCGTACCCGAGGAAGCCTCGACAGCGGCGTATTTTCTGCCCGAAAACCACGGCGTACTCGACAGCCCGGACGTGAAGATCGTCTTCAACGACGGGCGCAACCTGATCCTGACCAGCCGGGAAGAGTACGACATAATCAGTTTCAACGCGATTCACCCCAAGCTGAGTCCGATGCTGTACACGCACGATTTCTACAAACTCTGCCGCCGGGCGCTCAAGCCGGACGGAACTATCTGCGCCTGGCTGCCCACCAACGGGTTGACCCTGATCGAGTTCAAGAGCCTGCTGCGCAGTTTCGTGGACGTGTTCCCCCAGACCAGCCTGTGGTGGTGCAACCCGGCCAACGTTATCCTGCTGGGCACCAGCGGGCAGACCGTGATCGACTACCCCCGCTGGCGGAGCCTGCTGGCCCGGCCAAAAGTGAAGGCCGACCTTCGCGAGGTGTTCCTCGACCACCCGCTCTCGCTGGCCTCGCTGTTCATGATGGGCCCTGAGAAGATGCAGGCGCTCACGGCCGACGCCCCGCTGAACACCGACAGCCGCCCGGTTATCGAGTTCAGCCGCACGATGGCGCCCACCGTGCCGATGGAAACTTACCGCTGGATGATAGATAACCTGGAACCGATCACGGATTACACGGTATGGAACAGTGGCGATGCCCCGGACGACAGCCTGGACGCTCTGGCCGAGCGGATCGGCTACTGGTACGAACCGCGGATCGATTTCTACGAGGGGAAGTTCGCCGCCTGGGTCTTCCAGGAACCGACCGCCGCGATCAACCTCTACCGCCGCGCGCTGGCCAAAAACCCGGGAGACGACTATATCCGCCATTTCGCCGACCCCCGGCCGCCCGACGCTGACTCGCTGATATCGCTGGCCCGTCAGGACCCCGACGACTTTATCGTCCGCTACCAGCTCGGAGATTATTACTCCGCCATCGGCGATCTGGAATCGGCCCGTCGCTGGTACAGCCAGGTGACCAGGATTATCCCCGAGCACACTCAAAGCTGGTTTCAGCTCGGTGTGGTCGCCAGCGGCCTGGGCCTGGAATCCCAGGCCGAACGATATTTCCGCACCGTTCTGGAGATTAACCCGGCCAGCCCGCAGGCGATGTTGAACCTGGGGCTGATCCGCTACCGGGCCGCGGATATGAGTTCCGCCGAGGACTACTTCCGGCGGGCGATCAGCGTCAGCCCGGACTACGGGGCGGCCGTTTTCAATCTCGGCAATCTGGAACTCCGCCGCGGCGATGTGGGCGAAGCGGAGCGGCTCTACCGCCTGAGCCTGGAAAAGGACCCGTTCAACCCGCTGGCCTGGCTCAATCTCGGTGTGATTCTCACCAACCGGGGAGATTACGAGAGGGCTGCCGGTTGCTACCGGCGGGCGATTGAGCTTAACACCGGCCTGGTAACCGCCTACAGCAACCTGGCGCTGACCTACGAGAAAATGGGCCGGGACGAGGACGCAGCCCGCTACCGCGAACTGGCCCGCCGGTTGGAATCCCGGCGCAATCAGCCCGTCAACTAG
- a CDS encoding PorV/PorQ family protein translates to MQTRCDMLTRKLFLPFKSIWRLVMLRKMALRAITTAGVLLAFVALPLLGQGIERKEYTGLDKYPTQGRQDASSSVGVRAAEFLTIPVGARGIGMGGACSAVLDDISAIWWNPAGLGLMDQREVMLTVVDYTLDLSYSYAAFATPIADNVMTIGVFAGYLDVPDEEITTITNPNGTGSFYNAFDFQMGVSFAYNLSDRFVAGMNVKYIHQDFFQNIAGNAFGIDAGAIYHTELADREIRFSFAIQNLGTNITMKGETLRIGVGPEALGGGVPDGYGDYSTDPFAIATRSDRDAFRATHTYRLPTTVKIALAYNLYTGEAANWLASAEVWRNSNIPISYTVGTELNYNFTPFLSGAFRTGWMIQTDEFTASQDALGYDYLGEDPTWRGLSFGGGIKQIFGSRAVSFNYAYQNKGRLTADNFFSLQFGF, encoded by the coding sequence ATGCAGACGCGGTGTGACATGCTTACTCGGAAATTGTTCCTCCCATTCAAGAGTATATGGAGGTTAGTTATGTTGAGAAAGATGGCATTAAGAGCCATAACGACCGCTGGCGTACTCCTCGCGTTCGTCGCCTTGCCTCTGCTGGGACAGGGTATCGAGCGTAAGGAATACACCGGTCTGGACAAGTATCCCACGCAGGGACGCCAGGACGCCAGCAGTTCGGTGGGTGTCCGTGCTGCGGAGTTCCTGACCATCCCGGTCGGGGCGCGCGGAATCGGTATGGGCGGCGCCTGCTCGGCTGTGCTTGACGACATTTCCGCAATCTGGTGGAACCCGGCCGGCCTGGGCCTGATGGACCAGCGCGAGGTGATGCTGACGGTTGTGGACTACACCTTGGACCTGTCCTACAGCTATGCCGCCTTCGCAACGCCGATCGCCGACAACGTGATGACCATCGGCGTGTTCGCCGGCTATCTGGATGTTCCTGATGAGGAAATCACAACCATTACCAACCCCAACGGGACGGGTAGTTTCTACAACGCGTTCGATTTCCAGATGGGCGTCAGCTTTGCTTACAACCTGTCGGACCGGTTCGTGGCCGGGATGAACGTTAAGTACATCCATCAGGACTTCTTCCAGAACATCGCCGGTAACGCGTTCGGCATCGACGCCGGTGCGATTTACCACACCGAGTTGGCCGACAGGGAAATCCGCTTCAGCTTCGCGATCCAGAACCTCGGCACCAACATCACCATGAAGGGTGAGACGCTGAGGATCGGTGTCGGGCCAGAGGCGCTTGGCGGCGGCGTGCCCGATGGATACGGGGACTATTCCACCGATCCCTTCGCAATAGCGACCCGTTCCGACCGCGATGCTTTCCGCGCGACGCACACCTACCGTCTGCCGACCACGGTGAAAATCGCGCTGGCCTATAACCTCTACACCGGCGAGGCCGCCAACTGGCTGGCCAGCGCCGAGGTCTGGCGAAACAGCAACATCCCGATCAGCTACACCGTCGGCACGGAGCTGAACTACAATTTCACTCCGTTCCTCTCCGGTGCGTTCAGGACGGGCTGGATGATCCAGACCGACGAGTTCACCGCCAGCCAGGACGCCCTGGGTTACGACTACCTGGGCGAGGACCCCACCTGGCGCGGACTGAGCTTCGGCGGCGGTATCAAGCAGATCTTCGGCAGCAGGGCGGTCAGTTTCAACTACGCCTACCAGAACAAGGGCCGCCTGACCGCCGACAACTTCTTCAGCCTCCAGTTCGGGTTCTAA
- a CDS encoding response regulator transcription factor, translating into MKVLIADDSEIMCEHLTDALTGYSDIEIVGRAGDGRQAVESIRKLEPDVVILDIRMQNGNGIEVLEQVKKDKLPPVVIMFTNYPFPQYRKKCAEAGADFFFDKSSESHKVIETLETLAGKFKRPGGKETGAKKLTE; encoded by the coding sequence ATGAAAGTTCTAATTGCCGATGATTCTGAAATCATGTGCGAGCACTTGACCGATGCTCTCACCGGTTATTCGGACATCGAAATCGTTGGCCGGGCCGGGGACGGCAGGCAGGCGGTCGAGTCGATCAGAAAGCTCGAGCCAGATGTCGTGATCCTCGATATCAGGATGCAGAACGGCAACGGGATAGAAGTACTGGAGCAGGTTAAGAAAGACAAGCTCCCTCCGGTGGTCATCATGTTCACCAACTATCCGTTTCCACAGTACAGGAAGAAATGCGCCGAGGCAGGCGCGGATTTCTTCTTCGACAAATCGAGTGAATCTCATAAGGTAATTGAAACACTGGAAACTCTTGCAGGAAAATTTAAGCGGCCGGGCGGCAAAGAAACCGGCGCGAAGAAACTTACTGAATAG